CCTGACGGCCGCCCACGTGGTGCGGGAGCCGGGGTCGATCGTGATCGAGCTGCACCGCTACAACATCGGCCTCGAACACGCCCGCGGCGGGGCCTGGCCGCTGATCGTCCCGGCCGAGGTCGTCGGCGTGGATACGGCGGCCGACGTCGCGATCCTCCGGCTGCGCGACCCCTCGCCCCTCCCCTTCGTCGCCCGCCTGTTCGACGGCGATTCCAACGACCTCAGGACCGACACCCTCGTGACCTCGCTGGGCGTCGACCTCGGCGCGCGGCTTTCGAGCTGGAACACCAAGATCGTCGAGACCACCCGGCTGCAGCTCGAGGGCGAGGACGTCGAGCGGCCCTTCCTGATCACCCTGAAGATTCCCGAGCACGGCCGCTCCGGGGGCGGGCTGTTCACCGAACAGGGCCGGCTGGTCGGCGTTTGCGTCGGCCACGCCGAGATGGTCAAGGATCGCCGCATGGGCGTCTTCGCCTCCATCGCCAGCGTCCGCCGCCTGATCCGCGAGCACGACCTCGAAACCCTCGTCGACCGCTCCCAGGCCCGCCTGGCGCCCCGACCGGCTCCTGCACGAGAAGACGCGACGCCGTCCCCCCACGGGCTATAGCGAGCGTCGGGCCCCTCGACCGCGGCGGCCGGGCCGACCTATTCGTCGCCCAGCGGCGGCATGAACGCATACAACGCGACGGCCGCCAAACACATGACGAGCAACGTCACCAGGGCTGCGGACGTCTTCCGGTCCGCCGAAGCCAGGAACGGCCGAATCA
The DNA window shown above is from Paludisphaera mucosa and carries:
- a CDS encoding S1 family peptidase, which translates into the protein MPGRLPAQAVRRRSAEASRVGAARATPSTRPAPAAKAPTRRDPLAPGDDDTFRPTVVIRRGTSQGTGTIIATASDQTLVLTAAHVVREPGSIVIELHRYNIGLEHARGGAWPLIVPAEVVGVDTAADVAILRLRDPSPLPFVARLFDGDSNDLRTDTLVTSLGVDLGARLSSWNTKIVETTRLQLEGEDVERPFLITLKIPEHGRSGGGLFTEQGRLVGVCVGHAEMVKDRRMGVFASIASVRRLIREHDLETLVDRSQARLAPRPAPAREDATPSPHGL